A window of Salvia splendens isolate huo1 chromosome 8, SspV2, whole genome shotgun sequence genomic DNA:
CAACAAGATTCCATGACCTGAAAACTCCAGGCGCTTAGTGCACGTCACCCACGTCACGAACGATAGACAACCCAACGACAACCAACAAGGCAACAAGTATGTCTCTTAGCATACATGGCGACCACCTCCTTAACGGACATTCAACATGGTCACAGACTTATCCAATAGAAGTAGTGAGGTCCATAAAGGGCGGACAATATATAACACATTGACGTTGGTAAGAGAATTAGGATTTTTATTGATACATGAAAGAAATTTAAAGGTCATGTGTCACCgtaatacttcatacattccataagaatatgcattttttttcctttttagtccgtctcacaattatatatacattttaaaattaaaaacttttttctttctaataagGTGAGCCCCATTCTaaactaataatactttaattattttttcttttcataattctcttattttatttattgtacaTCAAAATTTATGCCCAATTAAAATAAGGAATGGGTCAAATTTGAAGGCCGCACACCGAGCTAGTGTTTTCTTTAGTATTGAAAGAGAATGACCAGTGagataattttttattactccatGTTTCAAAATAAGGAATGGGTCAAATTGAATATGAGTAAAACAGGATAAATGTTCGTAGTATCAattttgtcaaaattttaaGGGCAAGTTACAATTGGCTATATATACacttgttttttaaaaaaattgtggcGAACTGATACTTCTTTTGACATATATTATAGGCTACTTAGATATATTTTAACACAAATAATATATGCATATAGAGCTTCAATATAAATTGGTTGTCGTGTCCATAATTTCTACACCCTtacaaatttataataatagtgACAAAGAACTAACTACCCTCTGAATTAGGCGCCAAAGGGTATAAAAAGCCTTTATTGAGTTCACATTGTACTACTTAATTTAGTTACATAAATAAGATATATATTCATTATTAATACTAGTGACACATATGTATTAGTGTACTTGAGCAACATCAATAAATGGTAAATGTCTCACTAAAGGCAATGCATACACCCCCCGCATTAATTAAGTCAGTGTCTTTAATATTCTATTTCTTGTTGGGTGACATaaaattattagtataatttgAGACATAAAATAATTTTGTCTTAATAATATTAAGGGAATAATTGATGTGATGAGTCGATCGACATATATATGACAAATTGCATATTGGCAAGTTGATTCTTCTGCTAATTAAGCTTTGGAAAATtacatttttagaaaaaataaacAGATAATGTAAGTAATTAATATTAGCATGTCGAGCGAGCCactaaaattaattttcataattGATGTAACAATGAAGAGTTTATTATCATATTCTTTGCCTCACAATAAGATAACAGTACAGGGAGCATTATTTTCCACCAAAATTGACATCCCAACTGCACAACGGTGCCTTGGATTTTTCTTATTATACATTATAGTTGAAACTTAATTGAAAGCTACTCTTAGTTTTGTCGAAAAAGTCCTGCATTTTATTTGTcacatataattaaatacctaGCATTCGAACAATGTACATAATGTCTCGAGTCGAATAATCATGCTCTAAAACGGAGGAGCCAGCTTTCTTCAAGAGGGGCTAATGCCCTCTAAAatttaaatctttttttttttattttttattttaatactacaTTCACAAGTTGCCCTCTAATTAATCTGCAGTATGAAAAATCCAATGCCCCTTTGAGGAAAAATAAATTTCCAAGTAATACTAATTATGGAAGAAATAGAACATGTAAATGTTATTGGATTAATTAGAAGTTAGGGTATGCAAACATGTCAATCGTGTTACAGCTAATACTAGAAGAAACTAATAAACAAAAAGGTGATGCACGCTAAAAATGCAAGAGTCTTAAAATTAGCAGCAGCGCAAGCAGCGCCGGCTTCTGGAAGGATCGAAGGAAGCGCACATTCCTCCCCATTGAAAAACAGCTTTGTAGGAAACAATTCACGGTCTACAGTTGGCCTATTACCCAAGTGTTTCTTGTGGAAGGACAGAACCGATTGCTGTTTACCGGGCACTTTCGGGTCCCTCTCAGGGTGCGTTCCATTTGTCTTCGCCACCAGATAATTGAGCCCGGGCAACCCGGTCATGAACACCGTTGCGTTGGGCTCTTTCAGAAGCGTTCCGTTGAACGAATAAGCCTTCTGGAAACCCACCCCGGTGATGTCTAGTTGAACCGCCACGAACCAATCCGCGAAATCAATGTCTCCCCAGTTGAACAACGTGACATGTGCCGCCCAGCCATTCACGTGGTTGCTCGACACGTGCCAGTTCACGCTGACTCGGCAGTTGTCCGGGCAGGGCAGCGGCCTGGGAAGCTTGAAATGCTTTATTTTGGCCCAAATCACGGCCTTGTCCGTTCTGTTGGCGAACGGGACTAGGAGCGTCTCGGGCGGGAGCAGCAGCTGCTCCTTGGCATTGCATCGCCTCGTGTTCGTGCAGCCACACGCGCACGCGCTGCATGGGACGACCGAGTCGTTGTAGTAAGCAGAGAAGGAGGCGCAGCACCGCGTCTCCCCCTTCTTAGGCCGCGTGATGTTGCATACTACTTGCCACGTTGCGATTGCCAAGCTGACGGTCTGAAGGCCACCGGGATCTGGGAACTCTGTTGGGTCGACTCTTATTATCTGGCCGCATTTGTACTGCGGATTTACGACTCCCACGATTCTCCATTTCTCGGGAGGGTACAGAGCTGTTCTGTTCAAATCGGGTGGCATTTTGTAGACCTGCATCTGGAAGACGGACTTGGATTTGGTTTCGTTCATGGTGGTGGGGAGCAATGTTCCGTTTCTGCAGCAGAAGGGGATATTCCCGACGTCTTTGTCTTTCTCCCTTTGCGGGGGAAGATCGCCTATGATTGGCCTCTTCTCACATGTCATTACTCTTGAGAAATCCAAATCTTTATAGTACTGGCCGGCTTCGCCGTACATGCACTGGGATGTGTCCTTTCTACGAGTGTAGGCGCCTCTCAAGGAGTCGATGAACTCGCCTCTCTTCCACTCCCATGTCAGATTCCAGTGATCCAGCCGCCCCAGAGGGTGGCGGTTATCCATGGTCACCTGAGCAAGGTAGTTGTTCCCATACGCCTGCAGCACGTCGTACGTGATAACCATGTCGCCTTTCAGCCGTGGTAAAAACTTTATCGTTGTGTTCTTCACCTTCACCTTCAAATCCCTCACGCAGCAAGCAGACATTGTCCCTCCTGTACAGTTCTATCACCAACTATGAATCTTTTGTACTACTAATAAGTATTGATTTTGAAAATCTGATAGAATGCAAACCTTTTCGATAGGGAGTTGGGCACTTGTATCCGTCGTTTACAAGCTTGATCGTCTTAGGCATAGGGAATCCTGGCGGCCTGATCCCGAAAAGAGAGCCTTTCATTTCAACTTTGGCCTGAATTTGATCCAAATCTCCAGCAGTTAAGACAGAGGTTTTCAAGTCCGTCTGAGGAAAGCCGGAGAGTGTAGTTCCATTCCCCACGGAAGCTGGGAGCTCATCAACGTCTGTAATAACAGCATTGCTGGCAGAGACTAGAATCTCGTCGTTCTGAAAGCCGATGAAGATTTTCCAGTTTTTGAGTTCATAGAGTCCGGCATTGGTGATCGTGGCCGTGGACTTGAAGGCCCATGGTTGCGCAGTCACGTTCTTCAAATACGGATACTCTTTGACGCGAGATTCGAACGCGTAGGTGAGAAAGATGCCGTTGCAGTCGATTTTTGGTAGTGGCTTGGTACCGCTGCTGTAAATAGGTACCTCTTGCGCTCTTACCACTTCAACTGCGAGTGTGCTCAACAAAATGTACAAGAACACCATTGTTGTGCCCATGTGAAAAAGGTTGGTTAATTCTCAGATTAAAGCATCTGAAGAATTGTGAGTGTAGTGAGCATTAAACCCATCTCAGATGTAGGAAAATTATCATGGATTCAGTGAAGAATTAGTCAAGTCTCATTGCCTCCTCTTCCTCACCGAAATTGGCGGTCTGCTTAACCACCAACACACCAACTGTCACAAAAATAATTCCCTTGTCCACAATATTTTTATAATCTATACTCATTGTTAATGATTGCAACTACCTATCGTATTGTCAAGATTCAACTCCTTTTGATGAGGATCTTAAATTACAAACCAAAAATTGCAATTTATAAgcttttatgaataaaaatttaCATACCCTACCACACTTTATTATGAACAGATGAACTATATGCAGTAAACACtcatcagaaaaaaaaaaacattttatgtTTGAAGATTTGGACAGCAGGTCTAAAAAAAACCAGATAAATAATATATATCCAATCCGCACAATTTGCATCAGGCCAAACCAAAAACTATCTTAAGCTTTACAATACCCCTCCTCATCATCAGAAGGAAATTAGCAGTTTCTTGATCGTATCTTGTCGTGTTTGAACGTTAAGAATACCATGTTACCTAAGATTCTGGCGCCTATAATATATGCAGTTCACCCAGCTAAACTTAGTAgattatctacatcttcctctacTCTTTGAGAAGTCTCTGCATGCGTGTGGTGTGGGGATGTTCCAAGAACAAACGGAGGAGTTCTCATGAGCTATATAAGCAGGTCACTCTATCTATGATTTCACGCAACTACAATATTTGCTGGTCCCTCAACAAATTTGGCGCTTGAATTTGCTGCTGCTCTTGCTGACCTTGAGGAAGAGCCGGTCATAAACTTTAGGGAGGAAGTTGACTTACACTTGTTCCGTTTGTGCTTCTTCTTTTCCGGAGAGGCCATGTCTCTAAACATAGCGGATCTTGATTGGTGTTGCATGGACTCCCCAAAATCTGTTgggaaaaaagagaaatgagGCTATATAAATAGTCGGGATAACTTCTTTCAGCTTTAAGAGGCACGTACGAAATAATACATCAGATCGAAACAATCAATCTCGTATGTTTCTCATTGGCCCCAACGGAACTTAAATGAAATTAACTTAAGGTAAGAAATGCATTTAATAGAATTGCCATCTAACTGCGATAATTGACAAATGGAACACACAAAACTAGAATAAGGTCCCTGCAAGACGTTATCATGTGCATTGTACAATCATCCTAAACACGACGAAAATTTGCATGGGAATTAGCAAAAACAAAACATTAGTCTAAATTCGCATTGCTCTCTTACACAATACTTGTTTGTGCATTGTTTTCATGTAGGAAATTATTCTCCATATTACTACTAAAGGTTTGTTTCCAAGAAGAAATGTCCTATCCTTTTTccaatattttcttaaatctaTTTTCTTAGTAAATGAAAGGGTACTTCAGGTGTTCTAGGCCACTGGTAGTGCAGCAAAAACCGAGCATGTGACCCATACAAAAGCAGTCATTTTCAGGCACACCTCCACCAATCTCCAAACACCTCGTGACAGAAGAGCCAAAACTTCCCCTGCTTTGAGGTAAAGAATCTTTCGAAACTGCGCTCTCAAAAAATAATGTCCAAGTAGTACAACCAACACATAGGacatatttccatttttccAGTCAATAATTTCAGCCCGTGACAATGCCATTAGATTTGTCCAAATCCATACAAATACTAGACAGACAACTCCCCCTTTCTGGCCCTTTACACACCAAACCAATTTACTCTAAAAGTTTTCATTATAAcaaaaacttaaaaagaaatTGGAGAAGAACATACCTTGAGAGGACCATGTAGAGAGTGCAGAACCAGAGTTTCCAATCGATGTGGTCGCAAAATCAGGCCCTGTCTTGAATTCACTCATCTGCATTCGGTGAAAGGagataaaaaaagaatttcttTAAACTGAATACAGATATAGTGAGGTGGAAACATACCCAACTGGGAGCCGTTCCGGAGGCGCCGTCCCACCCAATATGTGCCAAATGCTTAACATCTGTTGGATATCCAATCTCTATTTCACGCTCCTTCACAACTGCAAACGATCATTGCTAAATGTTAACTACTAAAGAATGTAATCAAGATCTGACTAGGGAGTCTACCGAAGAATTGAGAAATTGTGTATTTGAATCCTTTGAAGATCCCTTTCACTGCTGTCGCCATTGGAGAAGTATGCCTCCAATTCAGACCACAATGCCGGCGACAAACTGTGAATTTGCCTGTAACCAAATTAAACACACCAAGAACTAATTAATCTGCAGATGAAAACTGAAAGGGGGCTAAAAGAGAACAACTTTAGGAGGGTATGCGACACAACAACGCGCATAAACTGTAATTATACTACAAGCAAGATTGGTTTTTTAGTGTGCCCAGAATCCTACAAGCAAGAATTGGAAGACGAAGAAGAGAAACTGaggataaaaagaaataaaggctGAAACTTTCCCTACTTAGATTCCGTAATTCGTCCCTCCTCGTTACAACTCCGGCATATATTCATATAATTAAGGGATGCACCTGTCTTGCGAAACCGAATTGGACAAGGTGCAGTCTATCAAATAATCAAAAAATCATACGCTATTTCATGAAAtgtaaaaaacaagaaaatgtgGATTATTGCATAAGACTAGAGGGTTTTGGGGCTTTGGATGGTTTTAAGaagagagatagagaagaaCTGAAATGGActatgagagagaaaataagaGGACAGGTGAGGGCGTGAGAGGTGGACTTGAAGGACATGGCAACAGGTAAAActgaaatatataaattaaacaGAAATAGActattaagagcatctccaatagcgggGAGCGCACCGGCTCGCCGGTCCGATCGCCGAACTATTACAGCcagcgagcgccaaatcggtgagaaaaacggcgagcgctcgccgatcggctggccgctattgcaggctcccgattgGCGagcaaaaattttattttttttatttaaatttttttatgaaactcattcttggttgtttttcttgtatagagacatccttgaatgttttatgttccactttcgatgtgggacaaaatcattcttggttgtttctcttttatagagacatccttgaatgttttatgttccactttcgatgtgggacaaactcaatcttagttgtttctcttttagagagatatccttgaatgttttatgttccactttcgatgtgagacaaactcattcttagcTGTTTCTCTTtaatagagacatccttgaatgttttatatttcactttcgatgtgggacaaacccattcttggttgtttctcttttatagagacatccttgaatgttttatgttccacttttgatgtgggacaaaatcattcttggttgtttctcttttatagagacatccttgaatgttttatgttccactttcgatgtgggacaaactcattaatgaggatgttgtaatgttattttaattttaatgaagtgtgtttttttaattaatgtactttttaaaattttaatattattattgaattttcccgtatctgtgtcgtaaatttaattccgtattttatgtgattgtcaattatttgttttatataattttgagtgatgtggctaggctattgctagtatattgctgggctatttgcttgtcctgatgatgtggcaggaggagtttgtggctagactatggctgggcattcttattgtggatgccctaagcaAAAATAGACTTGTATTCAGGAAAAATTAATGAGAACAGTGGTTCCGGTTAAAGCCCATACcacttagagcacccacaatggggcgcccgatggctccattgtgggtgcccggacGATGACACGCCCTATGCCCACGCCCTAAGCTTTGGGCACGGACGATGGCACacgtttttgaatttttttttccgaatcttgtctatttaaacctcgtttctcattcacttattcatacgaacatctcgcctctctcatttctctcatctctcacatttctacctctcttacataccaaaatgaaccacgacgacgataCCACTAGTTCCTCGGAGGAATGTAGTCCGACCgaggatgccttagatgcagccgttgaagaggccatggcagAATGCTTAGCCGaactgcagcgcgaggaggaggcggcggcggacgTCAGACGGTTGTCCAACGCGACCACGCGacagctcaccaacgtctggttgcagactattttaccaagcaaccacggtggggcccaATTATTTTCCGctttacctttttctcagcattgtccggacgttggagtcacgtgatgaatacatgacgtatcgggaagatggtGTCGACAAACTCGGCCTTACAtcgttgcaaaagtgcacggctgAACTCcatcagttggcctacggcaccagggcggacattttcgacgagtacctccacgtcggggagacaacaggccgggagtgcctgaagagattttgtaggggaatTGTAGAGGCCTACGgggacacatatttgcgcaggCCGACTACTGTTgattgccagggcctgatgaagatgcacgagaaggtgcacggctttcctgggatgctagggagcatcgactgtatgcattgggagtggaagaattgtccgaaggcgtggagaggccaattcactagtggatacaagggcagccacccgacgatgatccttgaagccgtcgctgactatcggttctggatctggcatgcttacttcggtgtagccgggtcgaacaacgacatcaacgtcctcaactcatccaccctcttcaccgagcaatgcaatggcaacggcccgaccatcgagttcactgccaacaggcgccaataccacatggggtactacttggccgatggcatatacccacggtagcctatttttgtgaagacgatcagctacccaattggtgagaagagggttttatttgcgcacaagcaggaggcggcgcggaaggatgtcgagcaggcatttggtgtgctccaagcacggtgggcaatagtgaaagggccggctcgtctctggttcaaggaagtcatcgccgatgtcatgtatgcgtgcataatcatgcacaacatgatagtcgagcatgaagaTGGGAGCATCACAGACTGGAACGACGATGAAGGTGCATCTGGCTCGTCCCGCACGGCGACCGCGCCCATTGCTAGAGGATTAtcgacgggcttcaatgaggttctatctagacaggcctcaatgcgcaaccaataagaccatgctcagcttatgaacgacatgattgaagaagtgtggatCCGTAACCGCCATTgatgagtttgcgtattttttaattcgtattgtaatgtattaatttttataaatgaaatgaagtttttttccaatttttgtagttatttaaatattcaaataaaagaaaatgcatagaGCGCGCCTTAGGACGCCCCATTGCAGATgagagggtaggaggataaaaatgatgacgtggcgatGCATAGAGCGCGCGtaagggcgccccattgctaatgctcttaaaattacaaaaatacccTGACAGTCAATGATTCAATagagtatttaaatttttatgaaaatgaggATTTGAAGAATTTTCAGTACAATAAATGGAATTAAATGAGTGTCTGGTAGGAAGATCTGGAATCGGGTCTGAGGTCATTTTCTGCTTCCTTTCTCAAGAATCTCGCGAAACAAATTAGGTAGCCATAGACACGGATAAAATATCTCATTAATAgaaacttaaagaaaaactaaaTACTAATATGGTATCTCAGTTTATGTGtatatatgaaaaatattttcaaatgtaagTGAATGGAGTGTTTCAGTGTGTatatatttatgaaatattttttcaaatcaAAGTTAATGGAGTATTTCAGTttatatttatgaaaaatattttcaacATGCAAACGAGTTATTAATAGGACCATTTTAGGATTCTCAATGTCCTACTCTCTAACCAAAGGAACAAAATAGTGTCGTTAAATCGGTTCAAGTTTGGTAGAGAGTATAGCAGAACGAGCAAGAAATGATAAAGAGGTTTAAGAATAAGAAATTTTCAAGTTCGAATTTGTTCATTTAGAATTTGAGTTCTTTTACttcatttcttcattttttgtttGATGTTTATTGTTAAAGTATCGGTAGAATCGATATATTATTTCTGAATGAATTTACATTATACACATAGCGTCAATATATAGGGCTAAGGACTCATCTATATGGTAAACCtaattaacataattacatTGATTCCAAATCTCCTATACTTGGTAAAGATTGATTCTCGTATATCTTTTCCCTGATTCTGTGCAATCTTCTCCAACACCCCCcccccctcaagttaagcgaCGGGGTTACCGATGCTCAACTTGCACAATACTTCCCGAAATAGTTTCGAGTTCACTGCCTTTGTAAGGATGTCCGCCAACTGATCTTCGGACTTGACAAATGGCATCTCCACTATCTTTGCTTCAATgttctcctttatgaagtgtatgtcaacttcaacatgtttggttcgatcatgCTGAACCGGGTTCTCAGAAATGCTGATGGCTGCCTTGTTATCGCAAAACAATATGCAGGTCTTCGATGAGTCCAGGCCCAATTCTTTCATAATCCTCCTTAGCCATAGTAGTTCGGTCAATCCACTTTCGATTCCGCGAAACTCTGCCTCCGCGCTAGAGAGTGCtaccaccttctgtttcttacttctccatgtcacaAGATTACCTCTAATAAAGGTGAAGTATCCTGCGGTTGACTTCCTATCATTCGGATTTCTTGCCCAATCCGCATCAGTAAACCCATGTATCTCCAAGTTCCCGTATTTTTCAAACAGAAGTCCATGATCTGTCGTCCCCTTTAAGTATCGGACGATTCTTAATGCTGCATCCCAGTGCTCTTcttgtggtgcatgcataaactgacttacAACTCCCACAGCATAagcaatatctggcctagtgtgTGATAGATAAATCAATTTTCCAACCAAcctctgatatctccccctgtcggCAAGTCTTGCGTTTTCCTTCATTTGTAACCCATGATTTTGGACCATTGGAGTGTCCGCGGGTTTACAGTCCACCATTCCCACTTCTGCCAATAGGTCGAGGACGTACTTTCTCTGATTTATGAAGATCCTCTTCTTCGATCTTAGCACTTCTATCCCCAGGAAGTATTTAAGGagtcctagatccttcatctcgaattcaTTGAACAAGTTCTTCCTTAGCTCGATCATTTCTTCTGTATCATCtccagtgataatcatgtcatctacatatatgaTTAGACACGTAATTTTACCTCCTTTCTTCTTAATGAACAATGTGTGATCGGAATTACTCTGCTTAtatccatacttcttcatcacctcCGTGAATCTCCCGAACCATGCCCTTGGAGACTGCTTGAGCCCGTATAATGTCTTTTTCAGTTGGCACACCTCTCCATCTTGGAACTCACTAGCAAAGCCTGGTGGGGGTTCCATGAAGACTGGTTTTGGTAGCTCCCCGTGCAAGAAGGCATTAGTCACGTCGAACTGGTGAAGTGGCCAATCCTTGTTGGCGGCGATTGAAAACAAGACCCTCACAGTATTAATTTTCGCCACAGGTGAAAATGTTTCATCATAATCGATTCCATAGGTTTGAGTGTACCCTTTAGCCACaagtctggccttgtacctTTCCACCGTGCCATCTGGTCTATGTTTTatagtgaacacccatctgcacCCGACTGTCCTTACTCCTTCAGGCAACTTGCCTTTCACCCATGTATTGTTCCTTATTAGTGCCCTCATTTCAGTAAGCATAGCATCCCTTCAATGTTTATGTTTCATTGCTTCCTCTGCCGATTGTGGaatttcctcttcctcataCAGTGCGGCTTCGAAAGCTCGTGCCATTTTAGCCAAATTCCCTTGCACAAAATTTGCTACTCCATAACGGCTCTTCTTCCCAATCTTCTCAGGGGAGTATCTCTTTGGTGGTATTCCTCTTGTAGTCCGATGACGGAGAACATACCCTCCAGTATCACTGTCAATCGTATTATCTTCTTCGG
This region includes:
- the LOC121744344 gene encoding COBRA-like protein 10, coding for MGTTMVFLYILLSTLAVEVVRAQEVPIYSSGTKPLPKIDCNGIFLTYAFESRVKEYPYLKNVTAQPWAFKSTATITNAGLYELKNWKIFIGFQNDEILVSASNAVITDVDELPASVGNGTTLSGFPQTDLKTSVLTAGDLDQIQAKVEMKGSLFGIRPPGFPMPKTIKLVNDGYKCPTPYRKGGTMSACCVRDLKVKVKNTTIKFLPRLKGDMVITYDVLQAYGNNYLAQVTMDNRHPLGRLDHWNLTWEWKRGEFIDSLRGAYTRRKDTSQCMYGEAGQYYKDLDFSRVMTCEKRPIIGDLPPQREKDKDVGNIPFCCRNGTLLPTTMNETKSKSVFQMQVYKMPPDLNRTALYPPEKWRIVGVVNPQYKCGQIIRVDPTEFPDPGGLQTVSLAIATWQVVCNITRPKKGETRCCASFSAYYNDSVVPCSACACGCTNTRRCNAKEQLLLPPETLLVPFANRTDKAVIWAKIKHFKLPRPLPCPDNCRVSVNWHVSSNHVNGWAAHVTLFNWGDIDFADWFVAVQLDITGVGFQKAYSFNGTLLKEPNATVFMTGLPGLNYLVAKTNGTHPERDPKVPGKQQSVLSFHKKHLGNRPTVDRELFPTKLFFNGEECALPSILPEAGAACAAANFKTLAFLACITFLFISFF
- the LOC121744345 gene encoding CRIB domain-containing protein RIC10-like; this translates as MATAVKGIFKGFKYTISQFFVVKEREIEIGYPTDVKHLAHIGWDGASGTAPSWMSEFKTGPDFATTSIGNSGSALSTWSSQDFGESMQHQSRSAMFRDMASPEKKKHKRNKCKSTSSLKFMTGSSSRSARAAANSSAKFVEGPANIVVA